The genomic stretch ACTCCTTTGCCAGCCTGTCGGTCCGGGAGCGGCTACTTCGCCAGCAGGGCAACAGCGACAATTTGGTGATCTGGGTGGCGGCCAAGCCCTTCGACCCCACGCCCCAGGCCCTTAGAGCCATGGAGCAATGGCTAGAAAGCGGCAGGCGCCCGGTGAGCGACAGCTGTTTTGACGGCGAGGGCAAGGTATTGGCCAGTGGCGACACGGTGTGGAACGGCCGCTGGAACCAACAAGCCGACGGCCCCTGTATGGCCATCTACCCGGCCCACAGTTCACCGCGCAACAGGGCCGGCTCGCCTTTGGCGGGGGACCTGTTCAAATGCGCGCGGGTAAGCGTTCAAGACGCCATGGCGCAGGGCTTTTACGGCACCAAAGAAATGGCCCCCTACCAGTCATGGTTGGAGGCCATTTTCCCCGATGGGGTTTGCGATTATCGCCAGGGGGATGTCGCCCGGCCCAGCGAGCTTGCCATGGGGTTTTAGGCGACGGCGTCCCGGGCTTTGCTGTCGATTTTCGCCAGCACTTTTTCCACCAGGCCGTTCTCGGAGAGCTTTCTGCTGCTGGCCATCATCTGGTCGAGGATCTCCTCGCGGTCCAGGCAGGCGCTGGTTTTGAGCTTGTCCATCTCGGCCATAGTTTCGCTGAGTTCGTCCAAAAAGGTTTTGAGCAGCTTGGGCATGTACTGGCGGCTTTGATAAAGCGCGTACATCTCACCGCTTTCCATGGTCCAGTCAGGCAGCACCCGCACCAGGCGGCCTTCGTTAACGTAGGGCAGGGCCATAAACAGCGGCAAAGAACCGACTCCCAGCCCTGACAGTAGCGCTTCGCGGGCGAAGGTGACGTTGTTGCAGTGCATACGGCCTTTGGGTTGCACCGTTACCTGCTCCTTGCCTTTGGAAAATCGCAGCGGTTCGTAAGCATCACCGGACATCTTCAGCAAGATATTCTCATGATCGCCTAAGTCTTCGGGGTGCAGCAGCGGGCTGTTGCCAGCCAGGTATTCGGGGCTGGCCACCAAAATCTTGCGGGTGGAGCTCAGACGCCGGGCAATGAGGTTGGAATCCTGGCCAAGACCCACCTGGATGTTCACATCCACCCCTTCTTGCACCATGTCGATGCGGCGGTTAGTAAGCTCGGCGTCAATTTCCACATCGGGGTAGCGCCGCATGAAGTGGCCGAGGAAGCGGCCCATCAGCATTTGGCCCAGCTCGATGGGCATCACGATTTTCAGCTTGCCCCGTACCTGCTCGGCGCGGGTGGTAACCAGTGCCTGGGCATCGCCAAGGTCGGTCATGATCCGCGAGCAGCGCTCATAGAACGCCTGGCCGGTTTCGGTGAGATTGAGCTGGCGGGTGGTGCGGTTTAAAAGCCGTACCCCGAGCCGCTCTTCGAGGTCAGCGATTTTGCGGCTGACCGTGGCCTTGGTCATGTTCAATCGTTCACCAGCCGAGGTAAAGCTTCCGACTTCCACTACCTTGGTAAATACCTGAATTTCATTGAGATCCATGAAGCCTCCTACGCCGGTTGAACGGTTATAACGCCATAACGAACTGTTATAAAACTAGAAACAGTACGTGTTATACAGAGCGACTAATAAAAATAATGTAACGACGCTAGAATGTCGAGCCTCAGATTGGAGGTCCAATGTCCAA from Gallaecimonas pentaromativorans encodes the following:
- a CDS encoding LysR family transcriptional regulator, whose protein sequence is MDLNEIQVFTKVVEVGSFTSAGERLNMTKATVSRKIADLEERLGVRLLNRTTRQLNLTETGQAFYERCSRIMTDLGDAQALVTTRAEQVRGKLKIVMPIELGQMLMGRFLGHFMRRYPDVEIDAELTNRRIDMVQEGVDVNIQVGLGQDSNLIARRLSSTRKILVASPEYLAGNSPLLHPEDLGDHENILLKMSGDAYEPLRFSKGKEQVTVQPKGRMHCNNVTFAREALLSGLGVGSLPLFMALPYVNEGRLVRVLPDWTMESGEMYALYQSRQYMPKLLKTFLDELSETMAEMDKLKTSACLDREEILDQMMASSRKLSENGLVEKVLAKIDSKARDAVA